The Chryseolinea soli genome contains a region encoding:
- a CDS encoding aminotransferase class V-fold PLP-dependent enzyme: MNLQTTRHELFASLRKKEFARLDESGHTYLDYTGGNLYPQSLVDAHCDFLSRGVYGNPHSRNPASLMSEEFVKEARDRVLHFFRAHDYYCIFTANATGALKIVGECYPFSSSAHLLLTTDNHNSVNGIREYCKNKGGAYTYSPMNRKTLTINETELSRHLQSHPDKNEKLFAFPAQSNVSGVQHSLEWISRAQEENWDVLLDAAAFVPTSALDLTIHGPDFVSLSFYKMFGYPTGMGCLLVKKEKFHKLKKSWYAGGTITFSAVAHGDFFLKHDHERFEDGTINYLNIPAITNGLNFIASIGMENIHSRIKELSRYMLSELNNLYHDNGSKLIKLYGPRHVENRGGIFMMNFFDVNEQCYSPQRIEQLGSFEKISFRTGCFCNPGIDELNHDISSDKLRNYFDERDHGDYDDFVAFTGKTRGAVRISIGIPTTKSDIDRFIGFARTFLDKTIS, encoded by the coding sequence ATGAATTTGCAGACAACTCGTCATGAGCTCTTCGCGAGCTTACGGAAAAAGGAATTCGCCCGGCTGGATGAAAGTGGGCATACCTACCTGGATTATACCGGTGGCAATCTCTATCCCCAATCGTTGGTGGACGCCCATTGCGATTTTTTGAGTCGCGGCGTTTATGGGAATCCTCATTCCAGGAATCCTGCTTCGCTTATGTCGGAGGAATTTGTGAAGGAAGCGCGTGATCGTGTATTGCATTTCTTCCGGGCGCACGACTACTATTGCATCTTTACCGCAAATGCCACGGGAGCCCTGAAGATCGTTGGAGAATGTTACCCGTTCTCTTCGAGCGCTCACTTGTTGCTGACGACGGATAATCATAATTCTGTGAATGGCATCCGGGAGTATTGCAAGAACAAGGGGGGTGCCTATACCTATAGCCCTATGAACCGGAAGACCCTCACGATAAACGAAACGGAGTTGAGCCGGCATCTGCAAAGTCATCCCGATAAGAACGAAAAGCTGTTTGCGTTTCCGGCACAGTCCAATGTTTCAGGCGTTCAACATTCGCTGGAATGGATCAGCAGGGCGCAGGAGGAAAACTGGGACGTCCTATTGGACGCCGCTGCTTTTGTTCCAACATCAGCATTGGATTTAACCATTCACGGCCCCGATTTTGTCTCCCTTTCGTTCTATAAAATGTTCGGCTATCCAACCGGTATGGGATGCTTGCTTGTTAAAAAAGAAAAATTTCATAAACTGAAGAAAAGCTGGTATGCCGGAGGCACCATTACCTTCTCAGCCGTGGCACACGGTGACTTTTTTTTAAAACACGATCATGAGCGATTTGAAGACGGCACCATTAACTATTTGAATATTCCCGCGATCACGAACGGACTGAACTTTATCGCTTCCATCGGGATGGAGAATATCCATAGTCGTATAAAGGAGCTGAGTCGGTACATGCTTTCCGAGCTAAACAACCTTTATCATGATAATGGATCGAAGCTGATAAAATTATATGGGCCCAGGCATGTTGAAAACCGGGGCGGCATCTTTATGATGAACTTTTTTGACGTGAATGAACAATGTTACTCACCGCAACGCATTGAGCAACTGGGAAGTTTTGAAAAGATATCCTTTCGAACCGGATGTTTTTGTAATCCGGGCATTGATGAATTGAATCATGATATTTCATCGGACAAGTTGAGAAATTATTTTGACGAAAGGGATCACGGCGATTACGATGATTTTGTCGCCTTTACGGGCAAGACCCGGGGCGCCGTTCGGATCTCCATCGGAATCCCGACCACGAAATCTGATATTGATAGGTTTATAGGTTTTGCACGAACCTTCCTTGATAAAACAATTTCCTAA
- a CDS encoding NAD(P)H-binding protein, translated as MKALVIGATGATGKDLVDSLLHDADYTAVVIFVRTATQRSHPKLTEILTDFDHLDAVSPFIHGDVWFSCLGTTLKTAGSRDRQWHIDFEIPLKFAEIAKRNGVLRAVLLSAYGAKASSPLFYSMVKGKLEDQIEALAFHQYIIFKPAMLLRKDTDRSGERVSAPLLNLLSGLGLFRKFRPLPTSVLAEKMAKAPKTLSTGLHIIMPDKIRNF; from the coding sequence ATGAAAGCCTTAGTGATCGGCGCCACCGGTGCAACGGGGAAGGACCTTGTTGATAGCTTACTCCATGACGCGGACTACACCGCGGTTGTGATCTTTGTTCGTACGGCTACCCAACGAAGTCACCCCAAACTCACAGAGATCCTCACGGATTTCGACCACCTGGACGCTGTATCTCCATTCATCCATGGAGATGTTTGGTTTTCATGCCTGGGGACAACGCTGAAGACAGCCGGTTCCCGCGACAGACAATGGCATATCGATTTTGAGATCCCGTTAAAGTTTGCAGAGATCGCTAAACGAAACGGCGTCCTTCGTGCCGTGTTATTGTCTGCGTATGGAGCGAAAGCCTCCAGCCCCCTGTTTTATTCTATGGTCAAGGGTAAATTGGAAGATCAGATCGAAGCCCTTGCATTTCATCAATACATTATATTCAAGCCCGCGATGCTGTTGCGCAAGGATACCGACCGGTCGGGCGAGCGGGTGAGCGCACCGCTTCTAAACCTTCTAAGCGGCTTGGGGCTATTCAGAAAATTCAGACCATTGCCTACGTCGGTACTCGCTGAAAAAATGGCAAAAGCTCCAAAAACGCTCTCTACAGGACTACACATCATCATGCCCGATAAAATCCGCAATTTTTAG
- a CDS encoding DJ-1/PfpI/YhbO family deglycase/protease, with amino-acid sequence MKTINQFIITSMIMMHAVVNTKAQVKVAAGQIKSHELEVLNQLTTRSAVVNMPVSQLLNAPGNETLRAFFFTPVTNRTVLKGKKIAVLAADGFEEIELSGPVWYFRELGAQVEIVAPKFNPAPERYGLSTPEMAKTHIMAIQYLQPVGWIKFDRTADQIKVSDYDAIFIPGGAWNPDNLRLDKDVIRFIQDFNKSGKLIAAICHAPVVLASADILKGRKLTGYWNIQVDLKNAGGTVLEEPVVIDGNLITSRHPIDVADFSRAVENWLTRH; translated from the coding sequence ATGAAAACAATAAATCAATTCATTATAACAAGTATGATCATGATGCATGCTGTCGTTAACACGAAGGCCCAGGTTAAAGTAGCCGCCGGCCAAATCAAATCACATGAACTGGAAGTGCTGAACCAATTGACCACTCGCTCCGCGGTGGTCAATATGCCCGTATCGCAATTGCTTAATGCTCCCGGAAATGAAACGTTGAGGGCGTTCTTTTTTACTCCGGTAACCAATAGAACAGTATTAAAAGGTAAGAAGATAGCGGTGCTTGCCGCCGATGGTTTCGAAGAGATAGAACTGTCGGGGCCCGTATGGTACTTCCGGGAATTGGGCGCCCAGGTGGAGATCGTTGCGCCTAAATTCAATCCCGCTCCTGAACGATACGGCCTGAGCACACCGGAAATGGCAAAGACACATATCATGGCCATTCAATACCTACAACCTGTAGGCTGGATTAAGTTTGACCGCACGGCAGACCAGATCAAGGTCAGCGATTACGACGCCATTTTCATTCCGGGTGGCGCCTGGAACCCGGATAACTTGCGATTAGACAAAGACGTGATCCGTTTTATTCAGGATTTCAACAAGTCGGGAAAATTAATTGCTGCGATCTGTCACGCGCCGGTGGTGTTGGCATCTGCCGATATTCTTAAAGGGAGAAAACTTACGGGTTACTGGAACATCCAGGTTGATTTGAAGAATGCAGGCGGTACCGTGCTGGAAGAACCTGTAGTGATCGATGGGAACCTCATCACCAGCCGTCACCCCATCGATGTCGCCGATTTTTCGAGGGCCGTTGAAAACTGGCTGACCCGGCACTGA
- a CDS encoding putative quinol monooxygenase, translated as MAIILTMLFLLCQVNPKAQHPDDAVAGESIQSNHDDFAARLTRFDVKPDHKVAFRKTVSDYVARSLEQESNVLSEAYYEQEDPSVLWLIERWNSKAALEKAGRSSSFQAMESLAKTALSKQPKKIDVKDLEPISRQQWRSVVRKTDDPITIMLFVDAKAGTEHHFKTVYHTAMPQFRSEPGVITYQLSQLETDSTQFVTYEKFRNEDAFQYHLKFPPIQPVIDYLNTSIKKQPFRAGLHKLIEFAPLIRK; from the coding sequence ATGGCGATTATTTTAACCATGCTGTTCCTACTGTGTCAGGTGAACCCAAAAGCACAACACCCCGATGACGCTGTTGCCGGAGAATCCATCCAATCTAACCACGATGACTTCGCGGCAAGGCTAACCCGGTTTGATGTTAAACCGGATCACAAGGTCGCATTCCGAAAAACTGTAAGCGACTATGTGGCGCGTTCCCTGGAACAGGAAAGCAATGTTTTATCGGAAGCCTATTATGAGCAGGAAGATCCATCCGTGTTGTGGCTCATCGAAAGATGGAACAGTAAAGCAGCGTTGGAAAAGGCAGGCAGGAGCTCATCCTTTCAAGCCATGGAGTCGTTAGCGAAAACCGCGCTGTCAAAGCAACCAAAAAAAATCGATGTGAAAGATCTCGAACCCATCTCCAGACAGCAATGGCGGAGTGTCGTCAGAAAAACAGATGATCCGATCACCATCATGCTGTTTGTGGATGCAAAAGCAGGAACGGAACACCATTTTAAGACGGTGTATCACACGGCCATGCCGCAATTCCGCAGTGAGCCAGGTGTTATTACTTATCAGCTTTCACAATTGGAAACGGACAGTACGCAGTTTGTTACCTATGAAAAATTCAGAAATGAAGATGCCTTTCAATACCACCTGAAATTTCCACCGATACAGCCTGTGATCGACTATCTGAACACCAGCATAAAAAAGCAACCCTTCCGGGCTGGCCTTCACAAGCTTATCGAATTCGCGCCCCTGATCCGGAAGTAA
- a CDS encoding alpha/beta fold hydrolase: MEKTILALLSAAFTSFAFATYTGEENTTAATNTYVLVHGAWQAPYVWDAVRTDLVNKGNQVIIVQLPGHGDDHTPPLNLTLDVYSNKVIDAVSKVNGKVILVGHSMGGMVVTNVAEKIPTRISKLVYIGAFLPASGQALTDLAYSDPDSQLGPALVPSADKLTLDVLNDKVTDLFVSDGSPADKKRVMENYRAEPAIPFSNKVSLTNDHFGIVSKVYIKTLHDVVISPGLQDRMIAGAGIKTIYQLETSHSPFLAKPHEVSDLLLKIGR, encoded by the coding sequence ATGGAAAAGACAATCTTAGCGCTGCTATCGGCAGCATTTACATCATTTGCATTTGCAACCTATACAGGCGAGGAGAACACCACCGCCGCCACAAACACGTATGTGCTGGTACACGGCGCTTGGCAAGCGCCCTATGTCTGGGACGCCGTGCGCACCGACCTGGTCAACAAAGGTAACCAGGTGATCATTGTCCAATTGCCGGGTCATGGCGATGACCACACCCCGCCTTTGAACCTGACGCTCGATGTTTACAGTAATAAGGTTATCGACGCCGTTTCGAAAGTAAACGGCAAAGTGATACTGGTGGGACACAGCATGGGCGGAATGGTGGTGACCAATGTAGCGGAAAAGATTCCCACCAGGATCAGCAAACTGGTTTATATCGGCGCGTTCCTTCCTGCTTCCGGACAAGCGCTTACAGACCTGGCCTATTCGGATCCCGATTCCCAGCTAGGCCCCGCGTTGGTTCCCTCAGCCGATAAATTAACACTCGATGTTTTGAACGACAAGGTAACCGATCTGTTTGTAAGCGACGGTTCGCCAGCCGACAAAAAACGGGTGATGGAAAATTATCGTGCAGAACCCGCTATTCCATTCTCCAACAAAGTGAGCCTGACCAATGATCATTTCGGCATCGTCAGTAAGGTCTATATCAAGACGCTTCATGATGTCGTGATCTCACCCGGCCTTCAAGACCGGATGATCGCGGGGGCAGGTATCAAAACCATCTATCAGCTCGAAACCAGCCATTCCCCTTTTCTGGCCAAGCCGCATGAAGTGTCAGATCTATTGCTCAAGATCGGGCGATAA
- a CDS encoding carboxymuconolactone decarboxylase family protein yields MTLHQKNNRTMRIKPLPPHTLGVEARHVHDEIANLIGRSQGPVTMIDEQGALLGPFPPMLHYPQFGVPALSFIRTLDIHATLEKRVREVAILTIGAAFGARFELYAHEIMAITFGLPPNAIATLAAGGKPHGLNEQETVAHDIASALARGRIVPDATYQWAVHLFGREGVAELFFLIGGYTLVAMILNGFDMPAPDNIR; encoded by the coding sequence ATGACCTTGCACCAAAAAAATAATAGAACGATGCGCATCAAACCGTTACCACCCCATACCCTCGGTGTCGAAGCCCGCCACGTGCATGACGAGATCGCCAACCTCATTGGGCGAAGTCAAGGCCCGGTGACCATGATCGACGAGCAAGGCGCGTTGCTTGGACCCTTTCCGCCCATGCTCCACTACCCACAGTTCGGTGTCCCGGCGTTAAGCTTTATACGAACGCTGGACATTCACGCGACACTTGAAAAACGGGTACGTGAAGTTGCCATTCTCACGATAGGGGCAGCGTTCGGTGCCCGCTTCGAGCTTTATGCACATGAGATCATGGCGATTACGTTCGGTCTTCCTCCCAATGCTATCGCAACGCTCGCAGCAGGAGGGAAGCCTCATGGATTGAACGAACAGGAAACCGTTGCCCACGACATCGCCAGCGCGCTGGCAAGGGGACGCATTGTTCCTGACGCAACCTATCAATGGGCAGTACACCTGTTCGGGCGTGAAGGCGTGGCTGAGCTTTTCTTCCTGATCGGTGGCTATACTCTTGTGGCGATGATCTTGAACGGATTCGATATGCCGGCACCCGACAACATCCGATAG
- a CDS encoding cupin domain-containing protein — protein MNEQPKLFRRIVTGHDAEGKAIIIPNLPPMTTQLIGGPGGPTFFEVWHTVETPALITAQPGAPDEHSLVLAPPGNGTRIRVIEFPPEGDEIRKLTGADAQAKFKSMGNESASTSQAGAPHPLMHRTQTVDYGIVLEGEITMVLDRGETTLKAGDVIVQNGTNHAWANRSGKICRMAFVLIDGRFSHDLAPKK, from the coding sequence ATGAACGAACAGCCAAAGCTATTCCGGCGCATCGTGACAGGCCATGACGCCGAAGGGAAAGCCATTATCATTCCCAACCTGCCGCCGATGACGACACAGCTTATCGGCGGGCCCGGTGGTCCTACTTTCTTTGAAGTATGGCACACAGTGGAAACACCTGCTCTGATCACGGCACAGCCTGGCGCTCCAGACGAGCATAGCCTGGTGCTGGCGCCTCCTGGAAACGGGACCCGGATACGGGTTATCGAATTTCCACCGGAAGGCGATGAGATCCGAAAACTTACCGGGGCAGATGCCCAGGCAAAATTCAAATCCATGGGCAACGAAAGCGCCTCGACTTCACAGGCAGGCGCGCCTCACCCCTTAATGCACCGTACGCAAACCGTGGACTACGGCATCGTGCTCGAAGGCGAGATCACGATGGTTCTCGATCGCGGCGAGACCACCCTCAAGGCCGGCGATGTCATCGTTCAAAACGGTACAAACCACGCCTGGGCTAACCGGTCAGGAAAGATCTGCCGCATGGCTTTTGTCCTGATCGATGGGCGATTCTCCCATGACCTTGCACCAAAAAAATAA
- a CDS encoding 2TM domain-containing protein: MTHQHPSNWPAATNENLKKGFRIHLLVFLLATPVLWLVWYLTDRTYPWPLWSTPAWAIGVLFHYLGAFVFRKSVNH; encoded by the coding sequence ATGACACATCAACATCCATCGAACTGGCCTGCCGCCACCAATGAGAATTTGAAGAAGGGCTTCAGAATTCATCTGCTTGTTTTTCTGCTGGCCACACCGGTCCTATGGCTGGTTTGGTACCTCACCGACAGAACGTATCCGTGGCCGCTCTGGTCAACGCCGGCATGGGCCATCGGCGTACTCTTTCACTACCTCGGCGCATTCGTTTTCAGAAAATCAGTAAACCATTAA
- a CDS encoding hybrid sensor histidine kinase/response regulator transcription factor codes for MNFTVTARRKYYLVLLITGLQSGLLAAQTGPVNFKHLSYREGLVQSPVSAFLQDDQGFIWFGNLKGLTRYDGYEFKTFVHNVSDTTSISNDRVNAVFMDNEKTIWVATAHGLNRFDRDLETFESIDIVKAKGGRNYISAIAEDGRKNLWIGTFAGLKKLNRATKTLEKASLTDTLSIANEAVYSLYIDHEDKLWVGSKSGLNRFDPGSRKMLTLPDAIQTSKLHQATKVVVTRQTADGDLWFGTETSGVFRFNAVRNEIQSYVFKEHCANCLSSDWIKDILIYDNNTLWFATQNGISQLNTTTHQFTNYLHDPTNTNTISDNATRCLMKDRASCVWVGTFSGGIDFYYPGNSNFSNIGEAVGPKGLLHPLVNALVEDADGSLWVGTYGGGVSHINRKSDSFTHYSVKSPRHGRIINGIKSLADDGKNLWIGTLEGLSVLQKPSGKITHFDIPIRQGRLGEKIVNTILPYDGGAWIGTNGGGLKFFRNGQTILSYLNEGGAGSIADNFVTALLKDSLENIWVGTQNGLSYYDTQKKAFTQLYRRSRDIQSHISHNHVTVFFVDSKHRMWIGTESGLNYFDIKSKEFYPITDLLGLPDQFIHAITEDKDQNLWFSTDLGIVKLSFRKFSAPFHVDDFHFTVYKSSDGLSGNQFSNTCGLSLQTHELAFGGPNGLSIFSPDKLLTNTSPATIVLTEILINNKRVPIGSESPIAKSPTRVDKITLNYNQGLVSFKFAALNYINSEKSQYAIKLAGLRGDDAWQPLGNQRLVNFTNLQPGSYTLQIKASNDGKQWGDEIRKVALIVLPPWWRTWWAYALYVLLAMGFVTAVLGLMDYRRRMRADLQMEHLLNERRQELYQMKMNFFTNISHEIRTPLTLILGPVQKLMDSFPGEGFTSKQLHLIRNNASRLLKLVTELMDFRKAEEGHMSLYISQHDIVPFCRKIFEHFQGLADDKGIAYEFLSHEESIGLYFDSNHLEKVVFNLLSNAFKFTPDHRRIVLSIESRQDWVDIHVSDNGKGIPEMHQDQLFKNFYQVDDSGRQNMGSGVGLALSKTIVELHKGMLHFKSHTWTDEKAGSTTFTVSLKKGTDHFDKTQIVSESLYPDDYPEIESFPDPVQNDALETVFAAQVKPTILIAEDNDDVRSFIADTLRPNYDIIEFANGSHALLSMERNIPDLIISDIMMPGADGLALCASVKSTENTNHIPVILLTARSSIGHQVQGLATGADAYISKPFNTKILELTIKNLLMAKEIMREKFSQQLILQPSKISLTSNSPEEKFIGKLMAIIESKMDNPEFDVDALVIEIGMSRSVLYKKVQTLTSYSVADLIKEMRLKKAAELLKQPSMSVADVAFSVGFNDRKYFSKEFRKQFEMSPSEFIDAHQAKG; via the coding sequence ATGAATTTTACGGTAACGGCCAGGCGTAAATATTACCTTGTATTACTAATCACAGGGCTCCAGTCCGGTTTGCTGGCTGCACAAACAGGCCCTGTCAATTTCAAACACCTTTCCTATCGCGAAGGCCTGGTGCAAAGTCCGGTTTCGGCATTCCTGCAGGACGATCAGGGTTTTATTTGGTTCGGCAATCTGAAAGGCCTTACCCGTTATGACGGCTATGAATTCAAAACATTCGTGCACAACGTTTCCGATACAACCAGCATCAGCAACGATCGCGTGAATGCTGTTTTTATGGATAATGAGAAAACCATCTGGGTGGCCACCGCGCATGGGCTAAATCGCTTCGATCGCGATCTTGAAACCTTTGAATCCATTGACATCGTCAAGGCAAAAGGCGGCAGAAACTACATTTCTGCGATCGCCGAAGATGGCCGGAAAAACTTGTGGATCGGTACTTTCGCGGGCCTGAAGAAATTGAATCGAGCCACTAAAACGCTGGAAAAGGCCTCCCTAACGGACACCCTTTCGATCGCCAACGAGGCCGTGTACTCCTTATACATAGACCACGAAGACAAACTGTGGGTTGGATCAAAAAGTGGGCTGAACCGATTTGATCCCGGTTCAAGAAAAATGCTCACCCTGCCCGATGCTATTCAGACGAGCAAGCTACACCAGGCTACAAAAGTTGTTGTCACCCGGCAAACCGCCGATGGCGACCTGTGGTTTGGCACGGAAACTTCCGGCGTCTTTCGGTTCAACGCTGTCAGAAATGAAATACAATCGTATGTTTTCAAAGAGCATTGCGCTAATTGTTTGTCGTCCGACTGGATCAAGGATATTCTGATCTATGATAACAACACATTGTGGTTTGCCACACAGAATGGCATTAGTCAATTGAATACCACAACCCATCAGTTTACCAACTATCTGCACGATCCTACCAATACGAACACGATCAGCGACAATGCAACGCGGTGCCTCATGAAGGATCGCGCATCTTGTGTGTGGGTAGGCACCTTCTCCGGTGGCATTGATTTCTATTACCCCGGAAATTCAAACTTTAGCAATATCGGTGAAGCCGTCGGTCCAAAGGGGCTGTTGCATCCACTGGTGAACGCACTGGTGGAAGATGCTGATGGTTCGCTTTGGGTGGGTACCTATGGCGGCGGCGTAAGTCATATCAATAGAAAATCAGATTCTTTCACGCACTATTCAGTCAAGTCGCCGCGCCACGGAAGGATCATCAATGGTATCAAATCACTGGCCGACGACGGAAAGAATTTATGGATAGGCACCCTGGAGGGATTAAGCGTCTTACAAAAACCGTCCGGAAAAATCACCCATTTCGATATTCCCATCCGGCAGGGGCGACTCGGTGAGAAGATCGTCAATACGATATTACCGTATGACGGTGGCGCATGGATTGGTACAAACGGAGGTGGATTGAAATTCTTCCGCAACGGGCAAACCATTCTTTCGTACTTAAATGAAGGCGGCGCAGGATCGATCGCAGACAATTTCGTTACTGCACTCCTAAAAGATTCATTGGAAAATATTTGGGTAGGCACTCAGAACGGCTTGTCGTACTACGATACCCAAAAGAAGGCGTTTACGCAACTCTATAGAAGGAGTCGGGACATTCAAAGCCACATCAGTCACAATCACGTCACGGTCTTCTTCGTTGACTCGAAGCACAGGATGTGGATTGGCACTGAAAGCGGGCTAAACTACTTCGACATAAAATCAAAGGAATTCTACCCCATCACAGACCTGTTGGGTCTACCCGATCAATTCATTCACGCCATCACGGAAGACAAGGATCAGAACTTGTGGTTTAGTACCGATCTGGGCATTGTAAAATTGTCGTTTCGAAAATTCAGTGCCCCATTTCATGTTGATGATTTCCACTTTACGGTATACAAATCGTCCGACGGACTGTCGGGTAATCAATTTTCCAACACCTGTGGTCTGTCGCTTCAAACGCATGAACTGGCCTTTGGCGGACCGAACGGGTTGTCTATTTTTTCTCCCGACAAATTGCTGACAAACACCAGTCCAGCAACGATTGTGTTGACGGAAATATTGATCAACAACAAACGCGTTCCCATCGGAAGCGAATCTCCCATAGCAAAGTCACCCACACGGGTTGACAAAATAACGTTGAACTATAACCAGGGCCTCGTTAGTTTTAAGTTTGCTGCCCTTAATTACATCAATTCGGAAAAGAGCCAATATGCCATCAAACTTGCAGGGCTACGAGGCGATGACGCGTGGCAGCCCCTAGGCAATCAGCGGCTCGTCAATTTCACCAACCTCCAGCCGGGCAGTTATACCCTTCAGATCAAGGCATCGAACGATGGCAAGCAGTGGGGTGACGAAATCAGAAAAGTAGCGTTGATCGTGCTCCCTCCCTGGTGGAGAACCTGGTGGGCTTATGCCCTTTACGTTTTACTGGCCATGGGGTTTGTAACGGCCGTGCTGGGCCTTATGGATTATCGGCGGCGAATGCGTGCTGACTTGCAAATGGAGCATCTTCTGAATGAACGCCGGCAGGAGTTGTACCAAATGAAAATGAATTTCTTTACAAATATTTCGCATGAGATCCGAACCCCGCTTACACTCATTCTTGGACCGGTACAAAAACTGATGGATAGTTTTCCCGGTGAAGGATTCACCAGTAAGCAACTTCACCTGATCCGGAATAACGCTTCGCGCCTCCTGAAGCTTGTCACGGAACTCATGGACTTTCGCAAGGCCGAAGAGGGGCATATGTCACTTTATATATCGCAACACGACATCGTCCCTTTTTGCAGAAAGATATTCGAACACTTCCAAGGGCTTGCAGACGACAAAGGCATTGCTTATGAGTTTTTAAGCCATGAAGAATCGATAGGACTTTACTTCGATTCAAATCATCTTGAAAAAGTAGTTTTCAACCTTCTTTCCAATGCCTTTAAATTCACACCAGACCATCGCAGGATCGTCTTGAGCATCGAATCCCGCCAGGATTGGGTGGATATTCATGTTTCTGATAACGGGAAGGGAATTCCCGAAATGCACCAGGATCAATTATTTAAGAATTTTTATCAGGTCGATGACTCGGGCAGGCAGAACATGGGGAGCGGGGTTGGGCTGGCGCTTTCAAAGACTATCGTGGAACTCCACAAGGGCATGTTGCATTTTAAGAGCCATACGTGGACCGACGAAAAAGCCGGTAGTACCACCTTTACAGTGTCGCTAAAAAAAGGGACAGACCATTTTGATAAGACCCAGATCGTCTCCGAGTCACTCTATCCGGATGATTACCCGGAAATCGAATCGTTTCCGGATCCCGTGCAGAACGACGCATTGGAAACGGTCTTTGCAGCGCAGGTGAAACCGACCATTTTGATAGCGGAAGACAATGACGACGTCCGGTCATTTATAGCCGATACGTTAAGACCAAACTATGATATCATCGAGTTCGCTAACGGATCGCATGCCCTTCTTTCCATGGAGCGCAACATACCCGATCTCATCATCAGCGACATCATGATGCCGGGCGCCGATGGGCTCGCACTGTGCGCTTCTGTTAAGTCCACGGAGAACACAAATCACATACCGGTAATCCTGCTGACGGCTCGTTCCTCTATCGGGCACCAGGTACAAGGCCTGGCTACTGGCGCCGATGCCTACATCTCGAAGCCGTTCAATACGAAAATACTCGAGCTTACCATAAAAAATCTCCTCATGGCGAAGGAGATCATGCGCGAGAAGTTCTCGCAACAACTGATCCTTCAGCCCAGCAAGATCTCTTTAACTTCAAATTCGCCAGAGGAAAAGTTTATCGGCAAACTCATGGCCATCATTGAATCAAAAATGGATAACCCGGAATTTGATGTCGATGCACTGGTCATTGAAATTGGCATGAGCCGGTCTGTCCTTTACAAGAAAGTACAAACCCTTACAAGCTATTCGGTTGCAGACCTTATTAAAGAAATGCGGCTGAAAAAGGCTGCCGAACTTTTGAAGCAGCCCTCTATGTCCGTGGCCGACGTTGCGTTTTCCGTTGGCTTTAACGACCGCAAGTATTTTAGCAAGGAGTTCAGAAAACAGTTCGAAATGTCGCCCTCTGAGTTTATCGACGCCCATCAAGCGAAGGGTTGA